GGGCTTAAACGGCTGAGTGATGTCTCCCCGCTGGTTCGCTCCCTCGTCGAGCTGAAGGACACCCACTGGCGCTGGGGTGTCTACGCTAGGGAGGACGTGATGGAGCGGATTGAAAGGTTCCTGAGGACTTTCCTCGGTTGAGGGCGATGGCCTTTCCCCTCCAAAAACCTTAAGTAGTTTGAACGTCTGAAGCCCCGGGCATTTCTCCACTGGGAAAGATTTATAACCGGCCTTCTTAAGTGAGTGGTGAACAAGCTCATCAGGTTAGAAGGTGGTGTAAATGGGAAGAAGGGAAGAGATGGTTGCGAAGATCAAAGAGCTCATGACCCAGCCCGAGAGGATCAGGAACATGGGTATTGCCGCTCATATTGACCACGGTAAGACGACGCTGAGCGACAACCTGCTCGCCGGCGCTGGAATGATTAGCGAGGAGCTCGCCGGAAAGCAGCTCGTCCTCGACTTCGACGAGCAGGAGCAGGCGAGAGGTATCACCATCAACGCGGCCAACGTTTCGATGGTTCACAACTACGAGGGCCAGGACTACCTCATCAACCTCATCGACACCCCGGGTCACGTTGACTTCGGTGGTGACGTCACGAGAGCCATGCGTGCCATAGACGGTGCGATCATCGTCGTTGACGCCGTTGAGGGAGTCATGCCCCAGACCGAGACCGTTCTCAGGCAGGCCCTGAGGGAGTACGTCAAGCCGGTTCTCTTCATCAACAAGGTTGACAGGCTCATCAAGGAGCTCAAGCTCGGCCCGAACGAGATACTCCAGAGGTTCGCCAAGATAATCACCGACGTCAACAGGCTCATCAAGAAGTACGCCCCGGACGAGTTTAAGAGCCAGTGGATGGTCAAGGTCGAGGACGGTAGCGTCGCCTTCGGTTCAGCTTACTACAACTGGGCCCTCAGCGTTCCGTACATGAAGAAGACCGGCGTTTCCTTCAAGGACATCGTCGAGCTCACCAACAGCGGGGACCTTAAGACCCTCAGGCAGAAAGCCCCGCTCCACGTCGTCGTTCTCGATATGGTCGTCAAGCACCTGCCGAACCCGCTCGAGGCCCAGAAGTACAGGATCCCGCACCTCTGGAGGGGTGAGGTCGAGAGCGACATCGGCCAGGCCATGATGCGCTGCGACCCGAAGGGCAAGATGGTCATGGTCGTTACCAAGATCATCCTCGACAAGCACGCCGGTGAGGTTTCAACCGGCCGTGTCTGGAGCGGTACCGTGAAGACCGGCCAGGAGGTCTACCTCATCAACGCCAAGAGGAAGGCCAGGATCCAGCAGGTCGGTATCTACATGGGTCCCGAGAGGGTCAACATGGAGGCCGTTCCGGCCGGTAACATCGTCGCCGTCACCGGACTGCGCGATGCCATGGCCGGTGAGACCGTCTCCCAGGAGCAGATCGAGCCGTTCGAGGCCCTCCACTACACCAGCGAGCCGGTCGTTACCGTTGCCATTGAGGCCAAGAACGTTAAGGACCTTCCGAAGCTCATCGAGGCTCTCCGCCAGCTCGCCAAGGAGGACCCGACGCTCCACGTCAAGATCGACGAGGAAACCGGCCAGCACCTCCTCAGCGGTATGGGTGAGCTCCACCTCGAGGTCAAGCTCGTCAAGCTCAAGGAAGACTGGAAGCTCGACGTCGACGTTTCCCCGCCGATCGTCGTCTACCGCGAGAGCGTCAGCAAGATGAGCCCGATAGTCGAAGGAAAGAGCCCGAACAAGCACAACAGGTTCTACATCACCGTGGAGCCGCTTCCGGACGAGATATACCAGGCCATCCGCGAGGGCCTCATCCCCGAGGGCAGGCCCAAGAACCCGAAGGAGGTCGCCAAGAAGCTCGCCGAGCTCGGCATGGACTACGAGGTCGCCAAGGGCATCGTCGACATCTACCAGGGCAACATGTTCCTCGACAACACCAAGGGTATCCAGTACCTCAACGAGGTCATGGACCTCCTCGTCGACGGATTCCACCAGGCCATGGACGAGGGCCCGCTCGCCAGGGAGCCCGTCATGAAGGTCATGGTTCGCCTGCACGACGCCAAGATCCACGAGGACAACGTCCACCGCGGTCCGGCCCAGATCTACCCGGCCATCAGGGGCGCCATCCAGTGCGCCATGATGAAGGCCCAGCCGATCCTCTACGAGCCGTACCAGAAGGTCATCATCAACGTGCCCTACGAGTACATGGGTGCCGTCAGCAGGGAGATCAACCAGAGGCGCGGCCAGCTCATCGACATGCGCCAGGAGGGCGAGGTCATGATCATCATCGCCGAGGCCCCGGTTGCGGAGATGTTCGGATTCGCCGGAGCCATCCGTGGTGCCACCAGCGGAAGGGCCCTCTGGAGCACCGAGCACGCGGGCTTCAAGCGCGTTCCGGGAGAGCTCGCTGTGAACATCATCAGGCAGATCAGGCAGAGGAAGGGCCTCGACCCGAACCCGCCGAAGGAGCAGGACGTCTGCCCGCAGCAGTGAGGGCTTTCCGCCCTCCGAGCTTTTCTATTCTAGCTTTATCCTTTCACCCGTTCATTCTCGCCGGAGAAAGGCTTTGTAAGTTGACACGAGGCACTGGCGATGTGGTCTCTGAGGGGCGGATATTGACCATGAAGGCTGAACCTGCGAGTTTGCCCTGAAAATTGACAGATTCCTGCCAACTCCAATTAGTTAACTTTTTAAACCCGCTTCGTAACTTAGGGACGGAACTCATGAGGCCTCCCCGAGAAAAGGCGGGTTTCCCGCCCGAGGGGGCCGAGGTTCGAAAGATTTAAAAAGCCATCCTAGTCAACGAGACTAGACCAAAATATGGAGGTGTATGAAAATGGCTAAGGAGAAGCCGCACGTTAACATCGTCTTTATAGGCCACGTCGACCACGGAAAGAGCACCACCATCGGAAGGCTGCTCTTCGACACCGCCAACATACCGGAGAACATCATCAAGAAGTTCGAGGAGATGGGTGAGAAGGGTAAGTCCTTCAAGTTCGCTTGGGTCATGGACAGGCTCAAGGAGGAGCGCGAGAGGGGTATCACCATTGACGTCGCCCACACCAAGTTCGAGACCCCGCACAAGTACATCACCATCATCGACGCTCCGGGCCACAGAGACTTCGTTAAGAACATGATCACCGGTGCCAGCCAGGCCGACGCCGCCGTTCTCGTCGTCGCCGCCACCGACGGTGTCATGCCGCAGACCAAGGAGCACGCCTTCCTTGCCAGGACCCTTGGTATCAACCACATCATCGTCGCCATCAACAAGATGGACATGGTCAACTACGACGAGAAGAAGTTCAAGGCCGTCGCTGACCAGGTCAAGAAGCTCCTCATGATGCTCGGCTACAAGGACTTCCCGATCATCCCGATCAGCGCTTGGGAGGGCGACAACGTCGTTAAGAAGAGCGACAACATGCCCTGGTACAACGGCCCGACCCTCATCGACGCTCTCGACCAGATACCCGAGCCGCCGAAGCCCACCGACAAGCCGCTCCGCATCCCGATCCAGGACGTCTACTCCATCAAGGGTGTCGGTACCGTCCCGGTCGGCCGTGTCGAGACCGGTGTCCTCCGCGTCGGCGACGTCGTCATCTTCGAGCCGGCCAGCACCATCTTCCACAAGGCCATCCAGGGTGAGGTCAAGAGCATCGAGATGCACCACGAGGCCATGCAGGAGGCCCTTCCGGGTGACAACATCGGATTCAACGTCCGTGGCGTTGGTAAGAACGACATAAAGCGCGGTGACGTTGCTGGTCACACCACCAACCCGCCGACCGTTGTCAGGCCGAAGGACACCTTCAAGGCCCAGATCATCGTCCTCAACCACCCGACCGCCATCACCGTCGGCTACACCCCGGTCCTCCACGCGCACACCCTCCAGGTCGCCGTCAGGTTCGAGCAGCTCCTCGCCAAGCTCGACCCAAGGACCGGTAACATCGTCGAGGAGAACCCACAGTTCATCAAGACCGGTGACTCGGCCATCGTCGTCCTCAGGCCGACCAAGCCGATGGTCATCGAGCCGGTCAAGGAGATACCGCAGATGGGCAGGTTCGCCATCCGTGACATGGGCCAGACCGTCGCTGCCGGTATGGTTATCTCCATCCAGAAGGCCGAGTGAAGGCCTTCTCTGACCTTTCCTTTACTTCCTTGAACTCTTAGGAGGGACTGAAATGCAGAAGGCAAGGATTAAGCTCGCAAGCACCAACATTAAGGCCCTCAACGAGGTCACCGACCAGATCAAGCAGATAGCCGAGAGGACCGGCGTCAGGATGAGCGGACCCATACCGCTTCCGACCAAGAGGATAAGGATCACCACCAGGAAGAGCCCGGACGGCGAGGGCACCGCAACCTTCGACAAGTTTGAGCTCCGCGTTCACAAGAGGCTCGTCGACATCGAGGCCGACGAAAGGGCCATGCGCCAGATCATGCGCATCCGCGTCCCCGAGGACGTCACCATCGAGATCGAGCTCATCTCATGATTCTCCTCCTTTTTACGCCGGGGTAGCCTAGCCTGGGAAGGCGCGGGCCTGGAGAGTCCGTGGGCGTTTGCCCGCCAGGGTTCAAATCCCTGCCCCGGCGCCAAACAACCCTTTCTGACGAAAGCGTTGACCGTTCAATATCCTGTTTTAAAGCCAAACCCTCATCGCAGGCAAATTTCAGAGCGCACGCTTTATTCTCCGCCAGTTCAGCAGGAAAGGAACTTCTTTTGGTGAAGCTAACGCCCCCACGCCCCCT
The Thermococcus radiotolerans genome window above contains:
- a CDS encoding elongation factor EF-2, which encodes MGRREEMVAKIKELMTQPERIRNMGIAAHIDHGKTTLSDNLLAGAGMISEELAGKQLVLDFDEQEQARGITINAANVSMVHNYEGQDYLINLIDTPGHVDFGGDVTRAMRAIDGAIIVVDAVEGVMPQTETVLRQALREYVKPVLFINKVDRLIKELKLGPNEILQRFAKIITDVNRLIKKYAPDEFKSQWMVKVEDGSVAFGSAYYNWALSVPYMKKTGVSFKDIVELTNSGDLKTLRQKAPLHVVVLDMVVKHLPNPLEAQKYRIPHLWRGEVESDIGQAMMRCDPKGKMVMVVTKIILDKHAGEVSTGRVWSGTVKTGQEVYLINAKRKARIQQVGIYMGPERVNMEAVPAGNIVAVTGLRDAMAGETVSQEQIEPFEALHYTSEPVVTVAIEAKNVKDLPKLIEALRQLAKEDPTLHVKIDEETGQHLLSGMGELHLEVKLVKLKEDWKLDVDVSPPIVVYRESVSKMSPIVEGKSPNKHNRFYITVEPLPDEIYQAIREGLIPEGRPKNPKEVAKKLAELGMDYEVAKGIVDIYQGNMFLDNTKGIQYLNEVMDLLVDGFHQAMDEGPLAREPVMKVMVRLHDAKIHEDNVHRGPAQIYPAIRGAIQCAMMKAQPILYEPYQKVIINVPYEYMGAVSREINQRRGQLIDMRQEGEVMIIIAEAPVAEMFGFAGAIRGATSGRALWSTEHAGFKRVPGELAVNIIRQIRQRKGLDPNPPKEQDVCPQQ
- the tuf gene encoding translation elongation factor EF-1 subunit alpha → MAKEKPHVNIVFIGHVDHGKSTTIGRLLFDTANIPENIIKKFEEMGEKGKSFKFAWVMDRLKEERERGITIDVAHTKFETPHKYITIIDAPGHRDFVKNMITGASQADAAVLVVAATDGVMPQTKEHAFLARTLGINHIIVAINKMDMVNYDEKKFKAVADQVKKLLMMLGYKDFPIIPISAWEGDNVVKKSDNMPWYNGPTLIDALDQIPEPPKPTDKPLRIPIQDVYSIKGVGTVPVGRVETGVLRVGDVVIFEPASTIFHKAIQGEVKSIEMHHEAMQEALPGDNIGFNVRGVGKNDIKRGDVAGHTTNPPTVVRPKDTFKAQIIVLNHPTAITVGYTPVLHAHTLQVAVRFEQLLAKLDPRTGNIVEENPQFIKTGDSAIVVLRPTKPMVIEPVKEIPQMGRFAIRDMGQTVAAGMVISIQKAE
- the rpsJ gene encoding 30S ribosomal protein S10; its protein translation is MQKARIKLASTNIKALNEVTDQIKQIAERTGVRMSGPIPLPTKRIRITTRKSPDGEGTATFDKFELRVHKRLVDIEADERAMRQIMRIRVPEDVTIEIELIS